From one Cynocephalus volans isolate mCynVol1 chromosome X, mCynVol1.pri, whole genome shotgun sequence genomic stretch:
- the TSR2 gene encoding pre-rRNA-processing protein TSR2 homolog isoform X3: MTNEFDTVVEDGSLPQVSQQLQTMFHHFQKGDGAALREMAFYITQRKCRVTATALRTARETDEDEDGADSVEEMEVTAMNDGAATDGVCPQLEPSDPDSQTIKEEDIVEDGWTIVRRKK; encoded by the exons ATGACCAATGAGTTTGATACGGTTGTGGAGGATGGGAGTCTGCCCCAG GTGAGCCAGCAGCTGCAGACCATGTTCCACCACTTCCAGAAGGGTGACGGGGCTGCTTTGAGAGAGATGGCCTTCTACATCACCCAAAGAAAGTGCAGGGTCACAGCAACTGCACTTAGGACAGCCAGAGAGACTGATGAGGATGAAGATGGTGCAGACAGTGTGGAAGAGATGGAG GTCACAGCTATGAATGATGGGGCTGCTACAGATGGGGTCTGCCCCCAGCTTGAACCCTCTGATCCAGATTCCCAGACTATTAAGGAAGAAGATATAGTGGAAGATGGCTGGACCATTGTccggagaaaaaaatga
- the TSR2 gene encoding pre-rRNA-processing protein TSR2 homolog isoform X2, with protein sequence MHELSSGPASALYWRPGRPCRSLWRMASVACTARRRPSGWGVRWWSTLFAMVSQQLQTMFHHFQKGDGAALREMAFYITQRKCRVTATALRTARETDEDEDGADSVEEMEVTAMNDGAATDGVCPQLEPSDPDSQTIKEEDIVEDGWTIVRRKK encoded by the exons ATGCACGAGCTCTCTTCGGGGCCAGCGTCCGCGCTGTACTGGAGGCCTGGCCGGCCTTGCAG ATCGCTGTGGAGAATGGCTTCGGTGGCGTGCACAGCCAGGAGAAGGCCGAGTGGCTGGGGCGTGCGGTGGTGGAGTACTTTATTCGCAATG GTGAGCCAGCAGCTGCAGACCATGTTCCACCACTTCCAGAAGGGTGACGGGGCTGCTTTGAGAGAGATGGCCTTCTACATCACCCAAAGAAAGTGCAGGGTCACAGCAACTGCACTTAGGACAGCCAGAGAGACTGATGAGGATGAAGATGGTGCAGACAGTGTGGAAGAGATGGAG GTCACAGCTATGAATGATGGGGCTGCTACAGATGGGGTCTGCCCCCAGCTTGAACCCTCTGATCCAGATTCCCAGACTATTAAGGAAGAAGATATAGTGGAAGATGGCTGGACCATTGTccggagaaaaaaatga
- the TSR2 gene encoding pre-rRNA-processing protein TSR2 homolog isoform X1: MMADAWEDARALFGASVRAVLEAWPALQIAVENGFGGVHSQEKAEWLGRAVVEYFIRNANLELDEVEDFLGELMTNEFDTVVEDGSLPQVSQQLQTMFHHFQKGDGAALREMAFYITQRKCRVTATALRTARETDEDEDGADSVEEMEVTAMNDGAATDGVCPQLEPSDPDSQTIKEEDIVEDGWTIVRRKK, encoded by the exons ATGATGGCGGACGCTTGGGAGGATGCACGAGCTCTCTTCGGGGCCAGCGTCCGCGCTGTACTGGAGGCCTGGCCGGCCTTGCAG ATCGCTGTGGAGAATGGCTTCGGTGGCGTGCACAGCCAGGAGAAGGCCGAGTGGCTGGGGCGTGCGGTGGTGGAGTACTTTATTCGCAATG CCAACTTGGAGCTAGATGAGGTGGAGGACTTCCTGGGAGAGCTGATGACCAATGAGTTTGATACGGTTGTGGAGGATGGGAGTCTGCCCCAG GTGAGCCAGCAGCTGCAGACCATGTTCCACCACTTCCAGAAGGGTGACGGGGCTGCTTTGAGAGAGATGGCCTTCTACATCACCCAAAGAAAGTGCAGGGTCACAGCAACTGCACTTAGGACAGCCAGAGAGACTGATGAGGATGAAGATGGTGCAGACAGTGTGGAAGAGATGGAG GTCACAGCTATGAATGATGGGGCTGCTACAGATGGGGTCTGCCCCCAGCTTGAACCCTCTGATCCAGATTCCCAGACTATTAAGGAAGAAGATATAGTGGAAGATGGCTGGACCATTGTccggagaaaaaaatga